The following coding sequences are from one Alosa alosa isolate M-15738 ecotype Scorff River chromosome 13, AALO_Geno_1.1, whole genome shotgun sequence window:
- the fpr1 gene encoding chemerin-like receptor 1 has translation MDFVLGSVDPHTDSWNNSLSTNGTDDDDYYDDYYEDQPELKKSLNIMSLVVYSLAFVLGVLGNGLVIWVTGFKMKKTVNTVWFLNLAVADFLFTAFLPLSVAYTAMDFHWPFGRFMCKVNSTLTTLNMFASVYILVVISVDRCISVVKPIWAQNHRSVQRASAVSLVVWFLALVLSSPYFVFRDIGSGTRENNSNVINCFNNFAFSDEDSPDIVALRSLRHCAMIITRVILGFIVPFAIIVSCYAVIIHRLRMNRSMSGRTGRPFRIIAAVITAFFLCWAPFHIMSIIEMVNHMRSEDDFSLSLHHVVKVGIPITTSLAFLNSCLNPLLYVFMGQDFKDKVRKSILKVLETAFTEEVSRTNTYTNSMLTSRSKEKSFSDAEV, from the coding sequence ATGGACTTTGTCTTGGGTTCAGTGGACCCACATACTGACAGCTGGAACAATTCGTTGTCAACAAACGGGACTGATGACGATGACTACTATGATGACTACTACGAAGACCAGCCTGAGCTGAAGAAGTCACTGAACATCATGTCACTCGTTGTCTACTCCCTGGCATTTGTCTTGGGCGTGCTGGGCAACGGGCTTGTGATCTGGGTGACTGGATTTAAAATGAAGAAGACTGTCAACACCGTCTGGTTCCTGAACCTGGCGGTGGCTGACTTCTTGTTCACTGCATTTCTGCCCCTGAGCGTGGCTTATACAGCCATGGATTTCCACTGGCCCTTTGGCAGGTTCATGTGCAAAGTCAACAGCACCCTGACCACATTGAACATGTTTGCCAGCGTTTACATCCTCGTCGTGATCAGCGTGGACCGCTGCATTTCTGTGGTGAAGCCAATCTGGGCACAGAACCACCGAAGCGTGCAAAGAGCATCGGCAGTGAGCCTCGTCGTCTGGTTCCTGGCTCTGGTGCTTAGCTCACCCTACTTCGTGTTCCGGGACATCGGTTCCGGAACACGAGAGAACAACAGCAATGTCATCAACTGCTTCAACAACTTCGCTTTCTCTGATGAGGACTCCCCTGATATTGTGGCACTGAGGTCGCTGCGCCACTGTGCCATGATCATAACCCGGGTCATACTTGGCTTCATAGTGCCATTTGCCATCATTGTTTCCTGCTACGCAGTCATAATTCATCGCCTCAGGATGAACCGCTCGATGTCAGGACGGACTGGGCGACCCTTCAGGATCATTGCAGCTGTTATCACCGCCTTCTTTCTGTGCTGGGCACCTTTCCACATTATGTCGATCATTGAGATGGTTAATCACATGAGGTCAGAGGATGATTTCAGTCTAAGTCTGCACCATGTCGTAAAGGTTGGCATTCCAATCACCACCAGCCTGGCCTTCCTCAACAGTTGCCTCAACCCCTTGCTGTATGTCTTCATGGGTCAGGATTTCAAGGACAAGGTGCGCAAGTCCATCTTGAAGGTGTTGGAGACGGCGTTTACAGAGGAAGTGTCTCGCACCAACACGTACACCAACTCAATGCTCACCAGCCGCAGCAAGGAGAAGTCATTTTCTGATGCAGAGGTGTGA